A section of the Chryseobacterium scophthalmum genome encodes:
- a CDS encoding CDP-alcohol phosphatidyltransferase family protein, whose amino-acid sequence MNFIKNNLANAITLGNLFSGCVGAVHLILGDYQTTAICIILSLVLDFFDGFVARALKANSNLGTQLDSLADMVSFGFIPGLAMFKMLEPFGNEVFGLQLPVEIKYFGFLITLFSCLRLAIFNLDEEQKYYFKGLNTPSNTILIFGIYYISQSGPHQVPQFFNISNFNILQIGLFPLIILTIISSWILISPIKMIAMKFKSMKLQDNYPKLALLIGSILILAIFKIVGIPMVILYYIFISIIFQKQLK is encoded by the coding sequence ATGAATTTCATTAAGAACAATCTGGCAAACGCCATTACGCTGGGCAATCTTTTTTCGGGTTGCGTTGGTGCTGTACATTTGATTTTAGGTGATTACCAAACGACTGCAATCTGCATTATTTTGTCTTTGGTTTTAGATTTTTTCGATGGTTTTGTGGCAAGAGCCTTAAAAGCCAATTCCAATTTGGGGACCCAGCTAGATTCTTTGGCAGACATGGTAAGTTTCGGGTTCATTCCGGGATTGGCGATGTTTAAAATGCTGGAACCTTTCGGAAATGAAGTTTTCGGATTGCAGCTTCCTGTTGAAATTAAATATTTCGGATTTTTAATTACGCTTTTCTCTTGTTTGAGATTAGCAATTTTTAACCTTGACGAAGAACAGAAATATTATTTTAAAGGTTTAAATACTCCTTCAAATACAATTTTGATTTTTGGGATTTATTATATATCACAATCAGGCCCTCATCAAGTGCCACAATTCTTTAATATTTCAAACTTTAATATTCTTCAAATTGGGTTATTTCCATTAATAATTTTAACAATTATTTCTTCTTGGATCCTTATCAGTCCGATTAAAATGATTGCCATGAAATTCAAATCGATGAAACTACAGGATAATTATCCGAAATTAGCTTTATTAATTGGCTCAATTCTTATTTTAGCGATATTTAAAATTGTCGGAATCCCGATGGTTATTCTTTATTATATTTTTATTTCAATTATTTTTCAAAAACAGCTGAAGTAA
- a CDS encoding pyruvate dehydrogenase complex E1 component subunit beta has product MAEHTFREVIAQAMSEEMRKDESIFLMGEEVAEYNGAYKASKGMLDEFGAKRVIDTPIAELGFTGIAVGAAMNGNRPIVEYMTFNFALVGIDQIINNAAKIRQMSGGQWNCPIVFRGPTASAGQLGATHSQAFENWFANVPGLKVVVPSNPYDAKGLLKTAIQDNDPVIFMESEQMYGDKMEIPEEEYYLPIGKADIKREGTDVTLVSFGKIMKLALQAAEDMAKEGISVEVIDLRTVRPLDFDTVLTSVKKTNRLVILEEAWPFGSVSSEITYMVQQKAFDYLDAPIKRITTPDAPAPYSSALFAEWFPKLEKVKEEIKKAMYVK; this is encoded by the coding sequence ATGGCAGAACATACTTTTCGTGAAGTGATTGCGCAGGCAATGAGTGAGGAAATGCGTAAAGACGAATCCATTTTTCTAATGGGAGAAGAGGTTGCAGAATATAATGGTGCATACAAAGCTTCTAAAGGAATGTTGGATGAGTTTGGTGCTAAGCGCGTAATCGATACACCTATCGCAGAACTTGGTTTTACAGGAATTGCTGTAGGCGCTGCAATGAATGGTAACAGACCAATTGTAGAATATATGACATTCAACTTTGCTCTTGTTGGGATCGATCAGATTATCAACAACGCAGCAAAAATCCGTCAGATGAGTGGTGGTCAGTGGAACTGCCCGATTGTTTTCCGTGGTCCTACAGCTTCTGCAGGTCAGTTGGGAGCAACACACTCTCAGGCTTTTGAAAACTGGTTCGCAAACGTTCCGGGTCTTAAAGTAGTAGTTCCTTCAAACCCTTATGATGCGAAAGGATTATTAAAAACTGCAATTCAGGATAATGACCCTGTAATTTTCATGGAATCTGAACAGATGTACGGAGACAAAATGGAAATTCCTGAAGAAGAATATTACTTACCAATAGGAAAAGCTGATATTAAAAGAGAAGGTACTGATGTTACTTTAGTTTCTTTCGGAAAAATCATGAAATTGGCTCTTCAGGCGGCTGAAGATATGGCTAAAGAAGGTATTTCTGTAGAAGTTATCGATTTAAGAACAGTTCGTCCTTTAGATTTCGATACGGTATTAACTTCAGTAAAGAAAACAAACAGATTGGTAATTTTAGAAGAAGCTTGGCCATTTGGTTCTGTATCTTCAGAGATTACTTATATGGTACAGCAAAAAGCATTTGATTATTTGGATGCGCCAATCAAGAGAATTACTACTCCTGATGCACCTGCTCCTTATTCATCTGCTTTATTTGCAGAATGGTTCCCTAAACTTGAAAAAGTGAAAGAGGAAATCAAAAAAGCGATGTACGTGAAATAA
- a CDS encoding DUF2147 domain-containing protein, whose product MKKLLATFVLSLFSVMSFAQIEGKWKTIDDETKQAKSIVEIYKKSDGKYYGKVSQLLIKPADPNCTSCKDDRKGKPILGLEIIRGLAKDGDEFTGGTITDPKTGKTYKCTITKSGDKLNVRGYMGVSILGRTQVWQKVN is encoded by the coding sequence ATGAAAAAATTATTAGCAACATTTGTACTTTCACTATTCAGTGTGATGTCTTTTGCACAAATCGAAGGAAAATGGAAAACCATAGATGATGAAACAAAACAGGCAAAATCTATCGTAGAAATCTACAAAAAATCTGACGGTAAATATTACGGAAAAGTATCTCAGTTATTGATAAAACCTGCAGATCCTAACTGTACAAGCTGTAAAGATGACAGAAAAGGGAAACCAATTTTAGGATTGGAAATCATCAGGGGTTTGGCAAAAGATGGTGATGAGTTTACAGGAGGTACCATTACAGACCCTAAAACCGGTAAAACTTACAAATGTACCATTACAAAAAGCGGAGATAAGCTGAATGTAAGAGGATATATGGGCGTTTCTATTTTAGGAAGAACACAGGTTTGGCAGAAAGTAAACTAA
- a CDS encoding LTA synthase family protein has product MKFFKEFRKEEIFVLCYRIFLAFVFYQIARLLFWFFNKDLIKVDSIVDYLSLAYHGIAFDLTAILYVNALFILLSLIPIVINTKSGYQKFMIWLYFISNGIAYAMNFGDFIYYKFSQARLTSAAFQVAKHETNILKVFTASITEHPFVIIWFVFLMAAWVFLYKRFKINYKKPVKLIPYFIWSVVTLCISAVLIVGGIRGDFKHSTRPINLVDANKFVKTPLQGNLVLNSTFSFFRTMGTNNFKEVHFVDQKFIDENINPYKTYDRQVQDKPNIVIFIVESFGREYSGAFNKDKNIKDYVSYTPFIDSLANESLIFPNTFANGRQSIHGMSSILAGIPSLMDAFTSSPYSNQKIQSIVSVCNDMGYDTSFYHGAPNGSMGFLGFGNILGFKHYFGKDEYNHNEDFDGMWAIWDEPFLQYFAKNVGKTKPFMATVFTASSHHPFKIPAKYNGKFKKGNIEIHEPMQYTDYAIKEYFETAKKQPWFKNTIFVFTGDHTNQVYYSEYEKAMNRFAVPLIFYSPNPEYQLKGVNNELAQQIDIYPTLADLIGYNKKIRSWGRSLVSEKKYQPLIVNSDGTSEQFIYGNYIYRFDGKNIIGIYDKSDLGFQNNLNDKIKSPETEKGKQMAKAWYQDYMSRVINRKLN; this is encoded by the coding sequence ATGAAATTTTTCAAAGAATTCAGAAAAGAAGAAATCTTCGTTCTATGTTACAGGATTTTCTTGGCTTTTGTTTTTTATCAGATTGCGAGACTTTTGTTTTGGTTTTTCAATAAAGATTTAATAAAAGTAGATAGCATTGTAGATTATCTGAGCTTGGCTTATCATGGGATTGCTTTTGATCTTACAGCGATTTTGTATGTGAATGCTTTGTTTATTTTGTTAAGTTTAATTCCGATTGTCATCAATACAAAAAGTGGGTATCAGAAATTTATGATCTGGCTGTATTTTATCAGCAACGGAATTGCGTATGCGATGAATTTCGGGGATTTTATTTACTATAAATTTTCCCAGGCAAGGCTTACTTCTGCAGCTTTTCAGGTAGCAAAACATGAGACGAATATTTTAAAAGTATTCACCGCTTCTATTACAGAGCATCCTTTTGTGATTATTTGGTTTGTATTTTTAATGGCTGCATGGGTATTTCTGTATAAAAGATTTAAAATCAATTATAAAAAACCGGTAAAGCTCATTCCTTATTTTATTTGGTCTGTGGTGACTTTGTGTATTTCTGCGGTATTAATTGTTGGCGGAATAAGAGGTGATTTCAAACACAGCACAAGACCAATTAATTTGGTTGATGCGAATAAATTTGTAAAAACTCCGCTTCAAGGGAACTTAGTTCTGAACTCTACTTTTTCGTTTTTCAGAACAATGGGAACGAATAATTTTAAAGAAGTTCATTTTGTCGATCAGAAATTTATTGATGAAAATATCAATCCCTACAAAACTTACGACAGACAGGTTCAGGACAAACCAAACATTGTGATTTTTATTGTGGAATCTTTCGGTAGAGAATATTCCGGAGCTTTTAATAAAGATAAAAACATTAAAGATTATGTTTCTTACACGCCGTTTATCGACAGTTTGGCAAATGAAAGTCTTATTTTTCCTAATACTTTTGCCAACGGAAGGCAGTCAATTCACGGAATGAGTAGTATTTTGGCAGGAATTCCTAGTTTGATGGATGCTTTTACGAGTTCGCCTTATTCTAATCAGAAAATTCAGTCGATTGTTTCGGTTTGTAATGATATGGGTTACGATACATCATTTTATCACGGTGCTCCGAATGGTTCGATGGGATTTTTAGGTTTTGGAAATATTCTTGGTTTTAAACATTATTTCGGAAAAGATGAATACAATCACAATGAAGATTTTGATGGAATGTGGGCAATCTGGGATGAACCGTTTTTACAATATTTTGCTAAAAATGTAGGGAAAACAAAACCTTTTATGGCAACCGTTTTTACAGCATCTTCACACCATCCGTTTAAAATTCCTGCAAAATATAACGGGAAATTTAAAAAAGGGAACATTGAAATTCATGAACCGATGCAGTACACCGATTATGCGATTAAAGAATATTTTGAAACTGCTAAAAAACAGCCTTGGTTTAAAAATACCATTTTTGTCTTTACAGGAGATCATACCAATCAGGTGTATTATTCTGAATACGAAAAAGCGATGAACCGTTTTGCGGTGCCGTTGATTTTTTATTCTCCAAATCCTGAATATCAATTAAAAGGGGTGAATAATGAATTGGCGCAGCAAATTGATATTTATCCTACTTTGGCAGATTTAATCGGATACAATAAAAAAATTAGAAGTTGGGGTAGAAGTTTGGTGAGCGAAAAAAAATATCAGCCTTTGATTGTAAACTCAGACGGAACTTCGGAGCAGTTTATCTATGGAAATTATATTTACAGATTCGATGGTAAAAATATTATCGGAATTTATGATAAAAGCGATTTAGGTTTTCAAAACAATCTGAATGATAAAATAAAATCTCCGGAAACCGAAAAAGGAAAACAAATGGCAAAAGCATGGTATCAGGATTATATGAGCCGCGTAATCAATAGAAAATTGAATTAA
- a CDS encoding KUP/HAK/KT family potassium transporter → MAEVTEGGHHIDLKKLSFVGVIVSLGIVFGDIGTSPLYVMKAIVNARKDGSTMPFDTYIEGALSCIIWTLTLQTTLKYVIIALKADNRGEGGILALYSLVKKLKKKWLYVVAIIGASTLVADSVITPSLTVMSAIEGLKIYNPETPVVFITLFILFIVFVVQQFGTASIGKFFGPIMVTWFLVLGGFGSMHIFDHIEILKAFNPMYAYNLITHSPSAIVIMGAVFLCTTGAEALYSDLGHCGAKNIRVSWIFVKLMLILNYLGQGAWLLDNYEKVFSGVNPFFGIMPEWAVLPGVILATLAAIIASQAVITGSFTMFSEAMSISFWPNQHIEYPSGVKGQMYIPRINWGLMFFCFIVVVFFQKSEHMEAAYGLTITITMLMTTILLTYWLSRTRLNKFFLFGFVAIYLFLESGFFYANVIKFFDGGWLTMVLGGFIAVCMYAWYNGRLLKANFTSYVKIDKYVSIIKDMKLDETIPKYCTNLAYLSRAKRNDEIESKIIYSIIKKQPKRADHYFILSIVNQEDPYTFKYSVDEILPGTIYKINFLLGFKVDRRINDYFNMVLKDLMADGTIPSRSSHPSLRAHNVPPDLKYVIIDNTYINDILLTVKQKITLNIYNFVKYIGSDDFKSWGVTSHNVVVESAPLTEETISSSKIQQAEFRRSNF, encoded by the coding sequence ATGGCAGAAGTTACAGAAGGAGGTCATCATATAGACCTTAAAAAGCTTTCATTTGTGGGAGTTATCGTTTCTCTAGGGATTGTTTTCGGAGACATTGGTACATCCCCACTTTACGTAATGAAGGCAATTGTCAATGCAAGGAAAGATGGCTCAACGATGCCTTTCGACACTTATATTGAAGGCGCGCTTTCTTGTATTATCTGGACTTTAACACTTCAGACAACTCTTAAATATGTGATTATCGCTCTTAAAGCAGATAACCGCGGTGAAGGTGGAATTTTAGCTTTATATTCTTTAGTTAAAAAACTAAAAAAGAAATGGCTCTACGTCGTCGCCATCATTGGTGCATCAACCTTGGTTGCAGATAGTGTGATTACCCCTTCTCTTACGGTAATGTCTGCAATTGAAGGGCTTAAAATCTACAATCCAGAAACACCGGTTGTTTTTATTACCCTATTTATTCTCTTTATCGTTTTCGTTGTACAGCAATTCGGAACGGCTTCTATCGGAAAATTCTTCGGACCTATCATGGTGACGTGGTTTTTGGTTTTAGGAGGTTTCGGATCAATGCATATTTTTGATCATATCGAAATTTTAAAAGCATTCAACCCGATGTATGCGTATAACCTGATTACCCATTCACCAAGTGCAATTGTAATCATGGGTGCGGTGTTTTTATGTACAACCGGAGCTGAAGCTTTATATTCAGATTTAGGACATTGCGGAGCAAAAAATATCCGTGTAAGCTGGATTTTTGTTAAACTAATGTTGATTCTGAATTATTTAGGACAAGGAGCTTGGTTATTAGATAATTATGAAAAAGTTTTCTCAGGAGTCAATCCATTCTTTGGAATTATGCCGGAATGGGCCGTTTTACCGGGAGTAATTTTAGCAACTTTAGCAGCAATTATTGCAAGTCAGGCGGTGATTACAGGTTCGTTTACGATGTTTTCTGAGGCAATGTCAATTTCATTCTGGCCAAACCAACACATTGAATATCCTTCAGGAGTAAAAGGACAAATGTATATCCCAAGGATCAATTGGGGATTGATGTTTTTCTGTTTCATTGTTGTTGTTTTCTTCCAAAAATCAGAACACATGGAAGCAGCATATGGTTTAACAATTACCATCACAATGTTGATGACCACAATCTTATTAACATATTGGTTAAGCCGTACAAGATTAAATAAATTCTTCCTTTTTGGTTTTGTAGCCATTTATCTTTTCCTTGAATCTGGATTCTTCTATGCGAACGTGATTAAGTTTTTCGATGGCGGTTGGTTAACAATGGTTCTTGGTGGATTCATTGCAGTTTGTATGTACGCTTGGTATAACGGAAGATTATTAAAAGCCAATTTCACGAGTTATGTGAAGATCGATAAATATGTTTCTATCATCAAAGACATGAAATTGGATGAAACAATACCAAAATATTGTACCAATCTTGCGTATCTGAGTCGTGCGAAACGAAATGATGAAATTGAATCTAAAATTATTTATTCCATCATTAAAAAACAGCCTAAAAGAGCAGATCATTATTTTATTCTGAGTATTGTCAATCAGGAAGATCCTTATACTTTTAAATATAGTGTAGATGAGATTTTACCGGGTACAATCTATAAAATCAATTTCCTTTTAGGATTTAAAGTAGACCGTAGAATCAATGATTATTTCAACATGGTTTTAAAGGATTTAATGGCAGACGGAACGATTCCTTCACGAAGCAGCCATCCTTCTTTGAGAGCACATAATGTTCCGCCAGATTTGAAGTATGTAATCATAGATAACACCTATATCAACGATATTCTTTTAACGGTAAAACAAAAAATAACGTTAAATATTTATAATTTTGTTAAATATATCGGTAGTGATGACTTCAAATCTTGGGGTGTTACTTCGCACAATGTTGTCGTAGAATCGGCGCCATTAACGGAAGAAACGATCTCAAGCAGTAAGATTCAACAGGCAGAATTTAGAAGATCTAATTTTTAA
- a CDS encoding Fur family transcriptional regulator codes for MDTLQKEKNIALIKDVLRNYLLEKGFRNTPERYTILEEIYNMDHHFNVDDLYLLMMQKKYHVSKATIYNTIEIFLDAGLIRKHQFGEKTLTSSSYEKSYFDKQHDHLVIYKKDSDKEIEEIIEFCDPRIQGIKEAIEGAFGVKIDSHSLYFYGTKND; via the coding sequence ATGGATACTTTACAAAAAGAAAAAAATATAGCTTTAATAAAAGACGTTTTACGAAATTATTTACTTGAAAAAGGTTTTCGTAACACGCCTGAACGATACACCATCTTAGAAGAGATCTATAATATGGATCATCACTTTAATGTAGATGATCTGTATCTTCTGATGATGCAGAAAAAATATCATGTTTCTAAAGCTACGATTTACAATACCATCGAGATTTTCCTTGATGCAGGCTTAATTCGTAAGCACCAGTTTGGTGAAAAAACATTGACTTCATCTTCTTACGAGAAATCTTATTTTGATAAGCAGCACGATCATTTGGTGATTTATAAAAAAGATTCAGACAAAGAAATTGAAGAAATCATCGAGTTTTGTGATCCTAGAATTCAAGGGATTAAAGAAGCAATAGAAGGAGCTTTTGGCGTAAAAATTGATTCTCATTCGCTGTATTTTTATGGCACTAAGAATGATTAA